Within Streptomyces sp. NBC_00704, the genomic segment CTTGATCCCGGCGGCGATGCCCGCCGCCGTGAATCCCTTGGCTGCCGTGACGCTCACTGCATCTCCTCGTTCGATTCTGCGGCCGCGCGGCGCGGCGCGGCGGCGATCGTCGTCGTCCGCGGCCCGGTGGCCGCGGCTGCGCCGCTCACGGGGCGACTCCGGTCGTGGAAAGCCCGGTGCTCTCGTCGAGTCCCAGGGCGATGTTCATGCTCTGCACGGCTCCGCCCGCGGTGCCCTTGGTCAGGTTGTCGATGGCGCTGACGGCGATGACGCGGCCCGCGGCCTCGTCGTGGGCGACCTGCACCTGGACGGCGTTGGAACCGTAGACGGACGCCGTGGCGGGCCACTGCCCCTCGGGGAGGAGGCGGACGAACGGTTCGTCGGCGTAGGCCTTGGCGTAGGCGGCGCGGACGGCTTCCGCGCCGACGCCGGGCCGGGCCTTGGCGCTGCACGTGGCGAGGATGCCGCGGGACATGGGCGCGAGGGTCGGCGTGAAGGACACCGTCACCGGCTCGCCCGCCGCCGCGCTGAGGTTCTGGATCATCTCGGGGGTGTGCCGGTGGACGCCGCCCACACCGTAGGGCGACATGGAGCCCATGACCTCGGAGCCGAGCAGGTGCGTCCGGGCGGCCTTGCCCGCGCCGGAGGTGCCCGAGGCGGCCACGATCACGGCCTCGTTCTCGGCGAGGGCGGCGGCGTACGCGGGGAACAGGGCCAGCGAGACGGCCGTGGGGTAGCAGCCGGGGACCGCGATGCGCCTGGACCCCTCCAGCGCGGCGCGGCCGCCCGGCAGTTCGGGGAGGCCGTACGGCCAGGTCCCGGCATGCGCGCTGCCGTAGAACCGCTCCCAGTCGGCCGGGTTCCTCAGCCGGAAGTCGGCGCCCATGTCGACGACGAGGACGTCCGGGCCGAGCT encodes:
- the argC gene encoding N-acetyl-gamma-glutamyl-phosphate reductase, translating into MVVRAAVAGASGYAGGELLRLLLAHPEIEIGALTGHSNAGQKLGGLQPHLLPLADRVLQETAPEVLAGHDVVFLALPHGQSAAVAEQLGPDVLVVDMGADFRLRNPADWERFYGSAHAGTWPYGLPELPGGRAALEGSRRIAVPGCYPTAVSLALFPAYAAALAENEAVIVAASGTSGAGKAARTHLLGSEVMGSMSPYGVGGVHRHTPEMIQNLSAAAGEPVTVSFTPTLAPMSRGILATCSAKARPGVGAEAVRAAYAKAYADEPFVRLLPEGQWPATASVYGSNAVQVQVAHDEAAGRVIAVSAIDNLTKGTAGGAVQSMNIALGLDESTGLSTTGVAP